From the genome of Monomorium pharaonis isolate MP-MQ-018 chromosome 1, ASM1337386v2, whole genome shotgun sequence:
taagtCGTAGATTTATGTAAtagcacattattattttaaaatagtaaatatcaATCAATCGGCAATTGGTGGACAATGGGACTTTTCGAAATTCTATGCGGTATTGTCACCGTAATTATCgctctttattattatctcaCATCAACTTTTGACTTTTGGAAGTCACGTGGCATTCAGGGTCCACAACCGATACCGGGATTTGGTAATCTCAAAGATGTTTTGTTAGCGAAGATACATTTGGGtgattatgtaacaaaaatatataacgaaTATAAAAACGAAGCTCTGATTGGAATATTCTCGAGAAAGACACCCATTCttattgtaaaagatttaGATCTTATTAAAGATGTTCTTATCAAAGATTTTACAAGTTTCCCTGACAGAGGATTTCCTGTTACCGAAAAGGTGAGAATATTATTCTATAAGTTTATCTGAAGTATAAACGATTTAAATGATACaagtagaattaaaaattaaaaaattctttttattgcaaCTTCTTACAGACCacaaaagaatttcttttgttataatttggaaatttaaaaacagtttaaatgttttgtatttatttagaaatatactCATTTTAAAGGTGCGTTTTAAAGTttcatgtataatattaggttTTATACGAcaggatttattaaaaattgtaagattataaaaaatctcaaatataaatatttatatattggtAGAACTtgattttaagttaaatttacttaattataattgtttatcgcATTATAGGTCGAGCCGTTAACACAAAATCTTTTCAATTTGGAACCGAAGAGATGGCGACCGTTGAGGATGAAATTGTCTTCTGTTTTTACATCAGGTAAACTGAAGGAGAtgttctctttaatattagaatGTGCCGATTGTCTTGTCGAATACATGGAAAAAATAGTAAGCAAAAGCGAATCGGTAGAATGCCGTGAATTGACGGCCAAATATACAACGGATGTCATTGGCAGTTGTGCCtttgggatcgagatgaatgCATTGTCGAACAAAGATAGTGAATTTCGTAACAtgggaagaaaaatattcactcCGACCTGGAAGAATATGTTACGATCAAGACTGAGAACATCGTTTcctaagttttataataagcTCGGTTACATTCTGCCACAAACGGAAATTACCAAATTCTTTACACGTATTGTTGTGGAAACTATAGATTACAGAGAAACGAATAATGTTATTCGAAACGATTTTGTTGATAAATTGCGTGAATTAAAGAAACATCCAGATAAATTAGACGATATCGGTATGTATTGATCTCGTATgtgttgtttatttttttatgttataataacattttttttacgtagaaaataaatatataagtttatgtgtgttaaaaataattttaaaattttacaataaaaggacatacattttttttattagaacaaGATTTTTTGTTACGGTTATTTCGATAATAGCTGTTTgaacataaatataacttaatttaattttaaatatataattttgaaaaaaatatgtcttatatactaataagtaattaataaatttg
Proteins encoded in this window:
- the LOC105840649 gene encoding probable cytochrome P450 6a14; protein product: MGLFEILCGIVTVIIALYYYLTSTFDFWKSRGIQGPQPIPGFGNLKDVLLAKIHLGDYVTKIYNEYKNEALIGIFSRKTPILIVKDLDLIKDVLIKDFTSFPDRGFPVTEKVEPLTQNLFNLEPKRWRPLRMKLSSVFTSGKLKEMFSLILECADCLVEYMEKIVSKSESVECRELTAKYTTDVIGSCAFGIEMNALSNKDSEFRNMGRKIFTPTWKNMLRSRLRTSFPKFYNKLGYILPQTEITKFFTRIVVETIDYRETNNVIRNDFVDKLRELKKHPDKLDDIDLTDSLIAAQAFAFFGAGFKTSSSTISNALYELALNQNIQENLRKEIDEIYMKHGKDLTYDNINEMGYLNKIFKETLRKYPPVPVLMRKSVSSYTFESPKVNISKGQTIWIPVLAIHRNPNIYPKPDVFDPERFNEEAVQSRHPMSYLPFGDGPRNCIGARFAVYQTKLGLIKILRNYKIHTCDKTPLLYVNDPKMSLLLVPKGGIHLNIIKINQT